CTCGTGCAAAGCCGCGACCTCGTGCCGTCGCGCGCCGCCGACTGCAAGGTGGCGACGCGGCGCGCGCCGACGGGGGCCGAGCTTCGCGCCCTCGATTTCGCGTGGAAAGTCTGCAAGCACGCCAAGTCGAACACGATCGTGCTGGCCCACGAAGACCACGTCGTCGGCGTCGGCGCAGGCCAGATGAGCCGCGTCGATTCCGCACGCCTGGCAGTGGCAAGGGCCCGCGAGCACGGTCTCGAGCTGAAAGGCTGCGTGGCCGCGTCCGATGCGTTTTTCCCGTTTCGCGACGGCCTGGACGTCATCGCCGCAGCGGGCGCCGTCGCTGTCATCCAGCCCGGTGGAAGCCTGCGCGACGGCGAAGTCATCGCTGCAGCCGACGAGCACGGAATGGCGATGGTCATGACCGGAGTCCGCCATTTCCGCCACTGAAGCAGAAGACCCCTGGCCGCGACTCTCGATGTTCGAATCGATTTTGATGCAAGCAGCAGGGACAGCGTGAAAGTGCTCGTCGTCGGCTCCGGCGGGCGCGAGCACGCACTGGCGTGGAAAATCGCAGGCGATCCTCGCCGTCCGGTCGTCTACGCGGCGCCCGGCTCGGCGGCCATGGCAACGCTCGCGACGCTGGTGCCGATCCAGGCCGGCGACATCGATGCGCTGGCGGCGTTCGCGGCGAGCGAAGGCATCGACCTCACCGTCGTCGGTCCCGAAGGCCCTCTTGCCGCCGGCATCGTCGACCGCTTTCGCGCCCAGGGTCTTCGCATTTTCGGACCGGATCGCGCGGGCGCCGAGCTCGAAGCGTCCAAGGCATTCACGAAGCGTCTTCTCGTCGAAGCGGGCGTCCCGACTGCCGAGTACGGCGAATTCCGCGATGCGGATGCCGCCAGGCGATTCGCGCGCCACCTCGGATTTCCGGTGGTCGTCAAGGCCGACGGGCTGGCGGCTGGAAAAGGCGTCGTCATCTGCGCGGACGCCGCCGAGGCCGATCGCACGATCGCGGCGATGCTGGAAGACGGCGCGTTCGGCGAAGCCGGTCGCCACATAGTCGTCGAGGAATTCCTCGAAGGCGAGGAAGCGTCGTTCATGGCAATCACCGACGGCGTGACTTCCCTGCCGCTGGCGTCGTCGCAGGACCACAAGGCCGTCTTCGACGGGGACCTCGGCCCCAACACCGGAGGCATGGGCGCCTATTCGCCGGCGCCGTGCGTGACGCCGGAGATCCACGACACGATCATGGATCGCGTCATCGAGCCGACGGTGCGCACGCTGGCGGCGCGCGGAATCGACTACCGCGGCGTGCTGTACGCGGGGATCATGCTGACGAAGCAAGGGCCGAAAGTGCTCGAGTACAACGTTCGTTTCGGGGACCCCGAGTGCCAGGCGCTGCTGCTCCGCCTGGATTCGAGCATCCTCGATCTTTTCGACGCGGCGATCGATCGCACGCTCGATCGCCACCGCATCGAGTGGAAACAGGGTCCTTCGGTCTGCGTCGTGCTGACGGCCGAAGGGTATCCGGGAGACATCCGCAAGGGCGACGCGATCGACGGGCTGGGCGAGGCCGCCGAGATCCCCGGCGTCGAGGTATTCCACGCGGGCACGGCCCGCGACGATACCGGCACCTGGCGCACGGTCGGCGGTCGCGTGCTCGGCGTCTGCGCCGGCGGCCGCACGGTTGCCGAAGCGGCGGCAAAGGCTTACGCGGCAGTGGACCGCATTTCGTGGAAGGGCATGCACTGCCGGCGCGACATCGCGTGGAGGGCGCTGGCGCGCGAGCGCGCCTGAGCCCGGCACACCGCAACCGACCGCACCGCAATCGACCACACCGCAACCGACCACACCGCAACCGACAAGGAGGAGAGATGGCCGGGAAAGCAGCAGGCAAGGCAGCAAGCAAGGTAGCGTCGGCGGCGACCGCGAAGAAGCCGGCGCAGAAAACGCCTCCCGCGGCGAAGTCGAAGCCGCTCGTCGCGATCCTGATGGGAAGCTCGAGCGATCTCGACGTCATGAACGAAGCAGCGCGCATCCTCGAAGAGCTTTCGATCGCGCACGAAGTCGTCGTCACGTCGGCCCATCGCTCTCCGCAGCAGACCGGGGAGTACGCCCGCGGCGCGCGCGACCGCGGGATCCAGGTGCTGATCGTCGCGGCCGGTCTTGCCGCGCACCTTGCCGGAGCCGTCGCGGCCAACACGACGCTGCCGGTGCTCGGAGTGCCGCTGGATTCCGGATCGCTTCGCGGGATGGACGCGCTGCTGTCGACGGTGATGATGCCTGCCGGAGTTCCGGTGGGCACCTTGGCGATCGGTGCTGCCGGTGCACGCAACGCCGCGCTGCTGGCCGCGCAGATCCTCGCGCTTTCGGACTCGCGTCTTGCGCGCCTTCTCGAGCAGCGCAAACGCAAGATGGCCGAGGCCGTGCCCGGCAGGGTGCGCAGCTGGCCCGAGGCAAAATAGACTGTCGTACGTCGTTGCAGAGCGCGACGTGGACGCAGCAGCCCGGTTCCTCGCGGCCGGCGGCGTCGTGGCCTATCCGACCGAGACCGTCTACGGGCTCGGGGTCGACGCTCGAAGCAGCGCCGCGATCGCAGCGCTGCTCGTCATGAAGGGGCGCGACGAAGGGCGCGGCATCTCGCTGCTCGTCGAAAACCTCGACGCGGCGGCCGACCTTCTCGCCGAGCCGCCGGGTGAGGATGCGCGCGCGCTCGCGTCGCGCTTCTGGCCGGGACCGCTGACGATCGTGCTTGCAGCGTCGTCGCGGGTCGCGCCGCAGGTCGTCGGCCCGAGCGGCGGAGTCGGGCTTCGCTGCAGCAGCGATCCGTGGGCGGCGGCGCTGGTGGCAAGATTCGGCGCTCCGGTTACCTCCACGTCAGCGAACGCGAGCGGATGCGAGCCGGCACGCTCGGCCGGCGACGTGCGCAGTGCCTTTCCACATCAGGCGAGCGGCGCTGCGCCGTCGCTGTTCGTTCTCGACGGCGGCGCAAGGACTTCGAGCGAGGTTTCCACGGTGATTGAGTTTTCGAAGGGCCGTGCGACGCTCCTGCGAGAAGGCGCGATCCGCGCCAGTGATCTCGCTTCCATGATCGACCTGGCAGGAAAAAACCGTGGCTAGATTCCGCCCTTTCCGGGCGATCCGTTATGCATCGCGCGCCGGCGCCATGGAACGCATCGTCGCTCCGCCCTACGACGTCATCAGTCCCGCCGAACGCGACGCGTTCTACGAGGCCAGCGCGTTCAACTGCACCAGGCTCATCCTCAACAAGGAAAGCCACGACGCGGCGGCCGCCGAATACCGCGCGTGGCAGGACGAAGGCATTCTCGAGCGCGACGCAGCGCCTTCGTTCTATCTCTATACCCAGGAGTTCGACGCCGGCGGGCCGCGGCGCCGCGTCGGCGTGCTCGGCGCGCTGGCCCTCGAGCCGTATTCGACCGGAGTCGTGCTGCGCCACGAAAATACGTTCGCGCACCACAAGCGCGACCGTCTCGAGCTGACCCGGCGTGTGAAGGCCAACCTCTCGCCGATCTTCTGCGTGTACTCGAAACCGGGCTTCGTGCCCGAGCCCGACGGCGGCTGGCAGAGCGAGCCCGACGTCGACGTGATGCACCAGGGCGTGCGCCACCGATTGTGGGCCGTGCGCAGCCAGGCGGGCATCGCCCGTATCCGCGACGCCGTGGCCGACGAAGCGTTGTTCATTGCCGACGGCCACCATCGCTACGAGACGGCGCTCAACTACTGGTACGAATGCGTTTCCGCCGGAAAGGAACCGCCGGTCGGCGCCGATGCCCCGGGCGACGACGTGCAGCCCGCTGCGCACGTGCTGGCCTTTCTTGCTGCGTTCGAAGATCCGGGTCTCGTGATCCTGCCGACGCATCGCGAGCTCGTGAGCGCGCCTGGCGTCGGTGCGGCGGCTTTCGAGTCGGCGCTGTCCGAATCGTTCCGCCTCGAAGCCTTTTCTTTCGACGAGGCCGGTGCCGACAGGCTCGTTGCGGCGCTGGCCAACGTCGGGCCGGATCGCCACGCCTTCGGCATCGCGCTGCGCGGACTGCCGCGGTTCCTGCTCGCGACCAGGCCCGTCGCGACCGATGCCGCGTCGCCGCTGGAGCGTCTCGACGTCAAGGTGCTCCATGACGATATCGTCGACCGGGCGCTCGCGCGCGCCGGCGCGAAGCGGCCGGAGCTGGCGTACTCGATCGACGCGAAGGACATCCTGACGCGGGTGCTGCGCGGCGAGCTGCAGGGCGGATTCCTGATGAACGCGACGCGCGCGGACCAGATGGCCGATGTCTGCCGCGCCGGCGAGCTGATGCCGCACAAGTCGACGTACTTTTACCCGAAGCTGCTGACCGGCCTGGTCTTCCACGCGCTCGAGTAGGCGGGTTTGGCGACAGGCACCAGGATCCTGGTGCCGTCCCGATTCGCTGCGGGTGCCACCCCGCGTGCAAACGATTGTTGGGTTGTCTCCCGAGGTCGGGCACAGTGCACCGTCACACGGGAAGCACCGACTTGTCGCAGTCTCTTTCCACGTCTTCGTCCTCGTCCTCGCGGGCCACCCGCTGCCGGCGCGCTCTCGCGATCGCGGCCATCGTCCTCGCGTCGTGTTCGCCCCAGCTCCGCTGGCACACCGACGACACCCAGATCGCACGCGACGCAGCCCGCCTCTTCCGTTCGGAGGGGGCGTTCGGTGCTCCGCGCGAGCCGTACTCCGACGAAATCGCGCCGGTCCCGATGCGCAGGAACATGCGCCCTTGCTGCGCGTTCGGCGCCCAGCTACGCGTGCGCGTCGGGCCGGTGCCGATCCCGCTCATCTTCCTCGGCAACATCGTCGACGAGAGACACATCCGTCACCACGTATACGACAGCGGCAACGCGACGTTCGGTTCCCACGGTTCGGCGGGTCCGGAGATCGTGCACAGCGAAGGCAACGGGCTCGTCTACAGCTGTCGTGCCGGGTTCCTCGATATCGCGCACATGCGCGACTACTCGGACGCGGCGCTGTACATCATCACCGCGCTGGCGAGGAACCTCGAGAAAGGCGGGCGCATTCCGCTTCCGGACGAAGGAGCCAAAGTCGCCATCGAGCTGAAGCCTGTCGATCCTTCGCTGATTGCCCAGTACGGGCGCTGGGCCATTGCGACTTCGCTCGGCCAGTGGCTCGCGTTCCAGTCGGGGCTCTGGCACGAGGTCGCGACGTGGTTCGGATGGTCGACGTTTGCGCTGTTTCCCGAGCGGGTCTCTGCGTTCTCACCCGAAGACCTTTACTCGAACATCCTCGGCGCGCGCATCGCGGCGGCCGTGGTTTCCCAGAGCGGTGCCCGCGACGAATTCGTCTACAACCGCAACGTCGACCGCTGGCTGCAACGCACGCTCGACCTGGTAGAGACGGTGCCCGTCCCTGCAGCCGAAGAGGCCATGTTGTCGGTGGACGGGCTGTGGTGGGATTCGACCAAGCGCTTGCCGGACATGTCGCTGGTGCTTCGTCGCAACTTCTCGAGCGGCGATGCCGTCGTGCCCTGGCTGATCCCGAAGGCCCGCGTCGGGCCCAAGCTGCGAGCGGCGTGCGGAGCCGATCCCCAGCCTCTTCCGGTCGCGAATCCTTCGTCGATCGGAGCGATCGATTTCGCGTCGCTCGTCACTCTCGTCATCGAACCTTCATCTGAGCTGGCCCGCCAGGAACCGTTCGCCCACCTCTCTCGACGCATCACCCAGAAGGATTTCCCGGCGATCGTCGACTTCGTCCGTCGTCAGAACGAACAGATGTTCGGCCCCCTGGCTGACCGCCCCGACAGCGAGCTGCCGTGATCGCAGTCGTCGTGGTTGACGACGGCGACTTTCCCATACAGGGTCGCCCGCGGGTCCTTGATGACGGCACTACGCAGAACATCGTTCCTGTCGGCAGCATTCCTCGTGCTTTTTGCGTGGGCGCTCCCGGCCCCCGCAGATGAGCCTGTTCACATCCTGGTGCTGAAGGAGCACGGCGTCGGCAGTCCGACGCTGGCCCAGCCCTACCTCGACCGTTTCGTGGCCAACGCCGCGAAAGAGAACGCCTGGGGCGATGCCACAGGCCAGTACTACGTCACCCGCGCGGCGGCCCAGGAATTCATCGCCTCGCAGAAACCGCACTACGGCATTCTCTCGCTCGCGGCCTTTCTCGACTTCCGCCTGAAGTACAATCTCGAAGTCATCGGCAAGGTGGCGGTGTCGCTGGTCGGCGGCCAGCAGTACTTCCTCATCAGCAAGACCGCCCACGACCTTGCCGGCTGCAAGTCCAAGAGGCTGGCGAGCGACCACACCACCGATCAGCGTTTCATCGAGAAAGTCGTCGCGCGCGGCGCTTTCCATTTGTCCGATTTCACGCTCGATACCACCCAGCGCCCGCTGCAGACGATCAAGGAAGTCGTCGCGGGAAACGCCGATTGCGCGCTGATCGATGACGCGCAGATGAGCGAGCTTGCCAAGCTGACCGGCGCCGACGACGTCAAGCAGGTGTGGAAGAGCGAGCTGCTGCCGCCGATGGTCGTCACCGCGTTTCCCAGCGCCCCGACAGCCGAACGGCTGAAATTCCAGCGCAACTTCAGCAAGGTTTGCATCGCCGACGCCAAACCCGCGTGCGCCGAAGTCGGGATCTCGTCGCTCGACATGGCGAGTGCCGCAGATTACGCAGCGGTCGTGGCGGCGTACGGGAGTTGAGCCCGCGCCCCCGCACGAGGAGCCCCGGGAGTCGTTGATGATGAGCCACTCGCGCGCACTCCGGATCGCTCGCACTGCGACCATCGTCGCGGTCGCGACCTTGCTCTCGGCCTGCGTCGTGCTGAGGCCCCAGGGCTATTCCGAGTTCCAGGGCGCGCTGAAGAAAGGCGACGCGCTGCAGGTCTACGACCGGCTCGAATTCCTCATTGCCAACGACAACGACACGCGCAACGACCGGCGCGACGCGTTTCGCGCGGTGAAGGACCGCAACGAGGAGACGGCGGCGTTCCAGTTCGCATGGGCCGGCATCGCCGGTCGCCTCGTGCAGCAGCGCGGGCTGCTCGCGGCCGGAATGCTCAAGGACATCGAGAAGCACGCACGGCGCAGCGTCGAGCTGGATCCGAACTTCCGCGACGGCGCCGCGACCAGCCTGCTCGGCACGATGTACGTGGCCGCCCCGTCGAGCCTGCTCGCGCACGGCGATTCCGAGATCGGCCTGGAAATGCTCGCGGGCCTTGTCGAAAAGTATCCCGACAACCCCGAGGACCACCTGCGCCTGGCCGAAGCCTACATCACGCTGAACGACCCCGGTCCCGCGATCTCCCACCTGTGCACGTGCCTGGCCGTCAAGGACAAGATGCGCAAGGACGAGCAGAAGCTGCTCGTCAACCTCTTCGCCGACGCGGGGCAGGCCAAGTGCGGCGAGACGCCGGTGCCCCAGCCGAAGAAGAAGCACCACTGGCTGTCGTCGTCGAAGTCGTCGTCCAAGCCCGAGTCTCCCGAGCTCGAGCACTGAAGACCCGACAGGCCGCTGCCGGCGGATCTCGCCGCGCAGGCAGCGACAAGCGCAAGTTTTCTATTCCTGCGGGGCCGTGTCGTCCGGCTTCGCGCCGCTGAGGATCCACAGCGCCGCCGGCAGTGCGAAGAAGTCGGCGATCATCGACAATACGAAGGCCAGCGCCGCGAGCACGCCGAACTGGCGCATCGAAGGCAGCTCGGCCAACCCGAAAGCCAGGAATCCGCCCGCGTTGATCAGCGTCGCGAAGAAGATCGCGCGGCCGGCCACGACGAAGGTGTGGCGCAGGGCTTTTTCGGTGCTGCCGTCGGCCAGGCCTTCCTGGAAATGCCAGAAGAAGTGGATCTGGTCGTTCTCGGAAGTCCCGAGGATCGTCGATGCGATCAGGATCGTCGCGACGTTGAGCGGGATGTCGGCAAGCCGCATCACGCCGAACATCACGAGGATCGCGAACACCGACGGGATCATGGCCATCAGGCGAGCCGCACCGTTGCGGAACACGATGAGGAACGCGATGAAAATGATCGCGACGGTGATCTTGAAGCTGTCGACCAGCGTCGGCACCAGGCTCTGTGCCATCTTCGCGTTCAGGGGGCTGATGCCGACCATCTGGACCTGGAAAACCTTGAGCGCGGGGTCGCGCGCCACCGCGTCGGCCCACAGCTTGCGGATCGACGCGTTGAGCCTCTCGAACTCCTCGTGCTCGACGACGTGGCTGATCACCGTGAAATGCGTCTGCGCGAGCTCGTGCGCCTGCACGAAACGCTGCAGCATCGGCTCGTGGGCCATCAGCCCCTCGAGGTCGCCGGCCAGCTGGTCCATGCCGTCCGGCGTCGTCGGCCACTGCTCCGCCTCTCCGGCGATGTAGCGCATCAGGCGCAGGATCGTCGTCGGTCCGACCGCGGCGCCGACATCGGGGTCTTTCTCGAGCGCAGACTGGAAGTGGTCGAGCCCGGCGAGCACGTCGGGCTCGGACACGCTGGCCAGATCGCCCTTGAGCCAGACCTGCGTCACCGAAAGTCCCGGGATCATCTGTCCGAGGCGTTTGGTGTCCTTGTAGAGCTGGCTCTGCGGATTCATGTACTCGACAGGGTCGGTCAGGATGCGCAGCGGCGTGACGTAACCGGGCAGCCCGAACAGCGCGACGCCGCCGGCGGCAGAAAGCGCGAGCGCCGCCCCGACCAGCAGGTAGCGCCAGCGATACGTAAAGCGCGGCAGCCAGGTCGCCGCGGCGCGGACGCGTGCACCGACGGCGCGGTTTTGCGTCTCGGTCGGGGTGGCCAGCTCCTTCTGCAGCGCCGGGAACAGCGTGAAGACGATGATCCACGTGATCACCAGCCCGACTGCAACCCAGGAACCCATTTCGCGGATCGGGCGGATCTTCGAGACCAGCAGCGCCGCAAAACCGACCGCGGTCGCGAAGATCGAAGCCGTGCACGCGACGAATTTGTTCGACAGCGCGAAGAGCTGGTGCTCGGCAGGATCGCGCCCGGCAGGGCAGTCGACGAAGCGCGAGTGGAGATAGACGAGCGAGGCCGTCGCAGTGACCAGGATCGTCATCGGCACCATCGGCGAGACGATCGTGAAGCTGCCGCCGGTAAGCCCGATGTATCCGACCGACATTGCAAGGTTGACGGCCAGCGTGATGAGGAACGCCAGCAGCGTGCGCACCGAGCGGTACAGCGACAGGTTGAGCACGATGACGAACGCCGTGAACAGGATGAAATACAGCGGCGCCCTGCGCTGCGTCTCGTCGAGGTAGCGGTTCACGTACGGCTGGCCGATGCGGAAAAGACCGCGAAGCGGCGCCGGATTTGCCAGCACCGGCGCGATCGCCTTGTCGATCGCATCGAGCGTCGCGGCACGCTCCGCCGTGCCCGCAACCGTCATCACGATGCCGATCGCGAGGAAGTGATCGCCGACCAGGCCCTGCTTGCGCATGAGGTCGGTGCCCAGGACGAAGTTGCGGAACGCCTCGAGCTCGGCGGGCGTGGCCTGGAAGCCCGCCTTGGCGCGCCGGTAAATCGACAGCGCCGAGTTCGGCATGATGCCGGGAATTCCGGCCAGCGATTTTTCGATCGAATCGATCTTCGCCACGGCGGCCGGCGCCAGGGGATCGTCGGCCTCGGCGAGCAGCACCGCGTATTCGCCCGACCCGAACACCTTCTCGAACTCGCGCGTCGCGATCGCGTCGGGATCGTCGGCCACGACGAGGCGGTCGATCGAGTTGTCCTGGCCGACC
This genomic window from Candidatus Binatia bacterium contains:
- a CDS encoding DUF4056 domain-containing protein, which encodes MRPCCAFGAQLRVRVGPVPIPLIFLGNIVDERHIRHHVYDSGNATFGSHGSAGPEIVHSEGNGLVYSCRAGFLDIAHMRDYSDAALYIITALARNLEKGGRIPLPDEGAKVAIELKPVDPSLIAQYGRWAIATSLGQWLAFQSGLWHEVATWFGWSTFALFPERVSAFSPEDLYSNILGARIAAAVVSQSGARDEFVYNRNVDRWLQRTLDLVETVPVPAAEEAMLSVDGLWWDSTKRLPDMSLVLRRNFSSGDAVVPWLIPKARVGPKLRAACGADPQPLPVANPSSIGAIDFASLVTLVIEPSSELARQEPFAHLSRRITQKDFPAIVDFVRRQNEQMFGPLADRPDSELP
- a CDS encoding L-threonylcarbamoyladenylate synthase, which encodes MDAAARFLAAGGVVAYPTETVYGLGVDARSSAAIAALLVMKGRDEGRGISLLVENLDAAADLLAEPPGEDARALASRFWPGPLTIVLAASSRVAPQVVGPSGGVGLRCSSDPWAAALVARFGAPVTSTSANASGCEPARSAGDVRSAFPHQASGAAPSLFVLDGGARTSSEVSTVIEFSKGRATLLREGAIRASDLASMIDLAGKNRG
- the purD gene encoding phosphoribosylamine--glycine ligase, which produces MKVLVVGSGGREHALAWKIAGDPRRPVVYAAPGSAAMATLATLVPIQAGDIDALAAFAASEGIDLTVVGPEGPLAAGIVDRFRAQGLRIFGPDRAGAELEASKAFTKRLLVEAGVPTAEYGEFRDADAARRFARHLGFPVVVKADGLAAGKGVVICADAAEADRTIAAMLEDGAFGEAGRHIVVEEFLEGEEASFMAITDGVTSLPLASSQDHKAVFDGDLGPNTGGMGAYSPAPCVTPEIHDTIMDRVIEPTVRTLAARGIDYRGVLYAGIMLTKQGPKVLEYNVRFGDPECQALLLRLDSSILDLFDAAIDRTLDRHRIEWKQGPSVCVVLTAEGYPGDIRKGDAIDGLGEAAEIPGVEVFHAGTARDDTGTWRTVGGRVLGVCAGGRTVAEAAAKAYAAVDRISWKGMHCRRDIAWRALARERA
- the purE gene encoding 5-(carboxyamino)imidazole ribonucleotide mutase, which gives rise to MGSSSDLDVMNEAARILEELSIAHEVVVTSAHRSPQQTGEYARGARDRGIQVLIVAAGLAAHLAGAVAANTTLPVLGVPLDSGSLRGMDALLSTVMMPAGVPVGTLAIGAAGARNAALLAAQILALSDSRLARLLEQRKRKMAEAVPGRVRSWPEAK
- a CDS encoding MMPL family transporter — encoded protein: MSDTGPDSHSDGKGLSRVFRAIVARSRPILVLYALLLVPSVWYAIQVGQDNSIDRLVVADDPDAIATREFEKVFGSGEYAVLLAEADDPLAPAAVAKIDSIEKSLAGIPGIMPNSALSIYRRAKAGFQATPAELEAFRNFVLGTDLMRKQGLVGDHFLAIGIVMTVAGTAERAATLDAIDKAIAPVLANPAPLRGLFRIGQPYVNRYLDETQRRAPLYFILFTAFVIVLNLSLYRSVRTLLAFLITLAVNLAMSVGYIGLTGGSFTIVSPMVPMTILVTATASLVYLHSRFVDCPAGRDPAEHQLFALSNKFVACTASIFATAVGFAALLVSKIRPIREMGSWVAVGLVITWIIVFTLFPALQKELATPTETQNRAVGARVRAAATWLPRFTYRWRYLLVGAALALSAAGGVALFGLPGYVTPLRILTDPVEYMNPQSQLYKDTKRLGQMIPGLSVTQVWLKGDLASVSEPDVLAGLDHFQSALEKDPDVGAAVGPTTILRLMRYIAGEAEQWPTTPDGMDQLAGDLEGLMAHEPMLQRFVQAHELAQTHFTVISHVVEHEEFERLNASIRKLWADAVARDPALKVFQVQMVGISPLNAKMAQSLVPTLVDSFKITVAIIFIAFLIVFRNGAARLMAMIPSVFAILVMFGVMRLADIPLNVATILIASTILGTSENDQIHFFWHFQEGLADGSTEKALRHTFVVAGRAIFFATLINAGGFLAFGLAELPSMRQFGVLAALAFVLSMIADFFALPAALWILSGAKPDDTAPQE
- a CDS encoding DUF1015 domain-containing protein, translating into MARFRPFRAIRYASRAGAMERIVAPPYDVISPAERDAFYEASAFNCTRLILNKESHDAAAAEYRAWQDEGILERDAAPSFYLYTQEFDAGGPRRRVGVLGALALEPYSTGVVLRHENTFAHHKRDRLELTRRVKANLSPIFCVYSKPGFVPEPDGGWQSEPDVDVMHQGVRHRLWAVRSQAGIARIRDAVADEALFIADGHHRYETALNYWYECVSAGKEPPVGADAPGDDVQPAAHVLAFLAAFEDPGLVILPTHRELVSAPGVGAAAFESALSESFRLEAFSFDEAGADRLVAALANVGPDRHAFGIALRGLPRFLLATRPVATDAASPLERLDVKVLHDDIVDRALARAGAKRPELAYSIDAKDILTRVLRGELQGGFLMNATRADQMADVCRAGELMPHKSTYFYPKLLTGLVFHALE